A window of the Lagenorhynchus albirostris chromosome 1, mLagAlb1.1, whole genome shotgun sequence genome harbors these coding sequences:
- the LIN52 gene encoding protein lin-52 homolog isoform X2, whose protein sequence is MGWKMASPTDGADLEASLLSFEKLDRASPDLWPEQLPGVAEFAASFKSPITSSPPKWMAEIERDDIDMLKELGSLTTANLMEKVRGLQNLAYQLGLDE, encoded by the exons ATGGGTTGGAAGATGGCGTCTCCCACAGACG GGGCAGATCTGGAAGCATCTTTGCTAAGTTTTGAAAAACTTGACCGAGCTTCACCAGATCTTTGGCCAGAGCAAT taccaGGTGTTGCTGAATTTGCAGCTTCCTTCAAAAGC CCTATTACTAGCTCTCCACCCAAATGGATGGCTGAAATAGAACGTGACGATATCGACATGTTGAAAG AACTGGGGAGCCTCACCACAGCTAATTTGATGGAGAAGGTACGAGGCCTTCAGAACCTGGCCTATCAGTTGGGGCTGGATGAAT GA
- the ALDH6A1 gene encoding methylmalonate-semialdehyde dehydrogenase [acylating], mitochondrial isoform X2: MAAVAAVAAAAAMRARILQVSSKVNSSWHPASSFSSSSVPSVKLFIDGKFIESKSDKWMDIHNPATNEVIGRVPQATKAEMDAAVSSCKRAFPAWADTSILSRQQVLLRYQQLIKENLKEIARLITLEQGKTLADAEGDVFRGLQVVEHACSVTSLMLGETMPSITKDMDLYSYRLPLGVCAGIAPFNFPAMIPLWMFPMAMVCGNTFLMKPSERVPGATILLAKLLQDSGAPDGTLNVIHGQHEAVNFICDHPDIKAISFVGSNRAGEYIFERGSRHGKRVQANMGAKNHGVVMPDANKENTLNQLVGAAFGAAGQRCMALSTAILVGEAKKWLPELVERAKKLRVNAGDQPGADLGPLITPQAKERVCNLIDSGTKEGASILLDGRDIKVKGYENGNFVGPTIISNAKPNMTCYKEEIFGPVLVVLETDTLDEAIKIVNDNPYGNGTAIFTTNGATARKYSHLVDVGQGIQFYTQLKTVTSQWKEEDASLSSPAVVMPTMGR, encoded by the exons atggcggcggtggcggcggtggcggcggcggcggcaatGCGGGCCCGGATCCTGCAG GTTTCTTCCAAGGTGAACTCCAGTTGGCACCCAGCATCCTCCTTCTCTTCGTCTTCAGTG ccatctgtaaagcttttcattgATGGGAAATTTATTGAATCCAAAAGTGACAAATGGATGGACATCCACAACCCC GCCACCAATGAGGTCATTGGTCGGGTCCCTCAAGCCACCAAGGCTGAAATGGATGCAGCAGTTTCTTCCTGCAAACGTGCTTTTCCCGCATGGGCAGACACTTCAATATTAAGCCGTCAGCAGGTCCTGCTCCGCTATCAACAACTCATTAAAGAAAACTTG AAAGAAATTGCCAGGTTAATCACGCTGGAACAAGGGAAGACCCTAGCGGATGCCGAAGGAGATGTATTTCGAGGCCTTC AGGTGGTTGAGCATGCCTGCAGTGTGACATCCCTCATGCTGGGAGAGACCATGCCATCCATCACCAAAGACATGGACCTTTATTCCTACCGTCTGCCTCTGGGGGTGTGTGCAGGCATTGCTCCATTCAATTTTCCTGCCATGATCCCCCTTTGGATGTTTCCCATGGCCATGGTATGTGGAAATACCTTCCTAATGAAACCATCAGAGCGAGTCCCTGGAGCAACTATACTTCTTGCCAAGTTGCTTCAGGACTCTGGCGCCCCTGACGGAACACTGAATGTCATCCATGGACAACATGAAG ctGTAAACTTTATTTGCGATCATCCTGATATCAAAGCAATCAGCTTTGTGGGATCCAACCGGGCAGGAGAGTACATCTTTGAGAGAGGGTCAAGACATGGCAAGAGAGTTCAAGCCAATATG GGAGCCAAAAACCATGGGGTAGTCATGCCAGATGCCAATAAGGAAAATACTCTGAACCAGCTCGTTGGGGCAGCATTTGGAGCCGCTGGTCAGCGCTGCATGGCTCTTTCAACAGCGATCCTTGTGGGAGAAGCTAAGAAGTGGCTGCCGGAGCTGGTAGAGCGTGCCAAAAAGCTGAGAGTCAATGCAG GAGACCAGCCTGGAGCTGATCTTGGCCCTCTGATCACCCCCCAGGCAAAAGAGCGAGTCTGCAATCTGATTGATAGTGGAACAAAGGAAGGAGCTTCCATCCTTCTTGATGGGCGAGATATTAAAGTCAAAGGTTATGAAAATGGGAACTTTGTTGGGCCAACCATCATCTCAAATGCCAAG CCAAATATGACCTGTTACAAAGAGGAGATTTTTGGCCCAGTTCTTGTAGTTCTGGAAACAGACACTTTGGATGAAGCCATCAAGATCGTAAATGACAACCCATATGGAAATGGAACTGCCATCTTCACCACCAATGGAGCCACTGCTCGGAAATATTCCCACCTGGTAGATGTTGGACAG GGCATCCAGTTCTACACTCAGCTAAAAACTGTCACTTCACAGTGGAAAGAAGAAGATGCTTCTCTTTCCTCACCTGCTGTAGTCATGCCTACCATGGGCCGTTAG
- the LIN52 gene encoding protein lin-52 homolog isoform X6: protein MGWKMASPTDGADLEASLLSFEKLDRASPDLWPEQLPGVAEFAASFKSPITSSPPKWMAEIERDDIDMLKELGSLTTANLMEKVRGLQNLAYQLGLDECSDTR, encoded by the exons ATGGGTTGGAAGATGGCGTCTCCCACAGACG GGGCAGATCTGGAAGCATCTTTGCTAAGTTTTGAAAAACTTGACCGAGCTTCACCAGATCTTTGGCCAGAGCAAT taccaGGTGTTGCTGAATTTGCAGCTTCCTTCAAAAGC CCTATTACTAGCTCTCCACCCAAATGGATGGCTGAAATAGAACGTGACGATATCGACATGTTGAAAG AACTGGGGAGCCTCACCACAGCTAATTTGATGGAGAAGGTACGAGGCCTTCAGAACCTGGCCTATCAGTTGGGGCTGGATGAAT
- the LIN52 gene encoding protein lin-52 homolog isoform X4 produces MGWKMASPTDGADLEASLLSFEKLDRASPDLWPEQLPGVAEFAASFKSPITSSPPKWMAEIERDDIDMLKELGSLTTANLMEKVRGLQNLAYQLGLDEYYSSTLGVDIYLTP; encoded by the exons ATGGGTTGGAAGATGGCGTCTCCCACAGACG GGGCAGATCTGGAAGCATCTTTGCTAAGTTTTGAAAAACTTGACCGAGCTTCACCAGATCTTTGGCCAGAGCAAT taccaGGTGTTGCTGAATTTGCAGCTTCCTTCAAAAGC CCTATTACTAGCTCTCCACCCAAATGGATGGCTGAAATAGAACGTGACGATATCGACATGTTGAAAG AACTGGGGAGCCTCACCACAGCTAATTTGATGGAGAAGGTACGAGGCCTTCAGAACCTGGCCTATCAGTTGGGGCTGGATGAAT ATTATTCATCTACTTTAGGGGTTGACATTTACTTGACACCCTAA
- the LIN52 gene encoding protein lin-52 homolog isoform X1, whose product MGWKMASPTDGADLEASLLSFEKLDRASPDLWPEQLPGVAEFAASFKSPITSSPPKWMAEIERDDIDMLKELGSLTTANLMEKVRGLQNLAYQLGLDESLL is encoded by the exons ATGGGTTGGAAGATGGCGTCTCCCACAGACG GGGCAGATCTGGAAGCATCTTTGCTAAGTTTTGAAAAACTTGACCGAGCTTCACCAGATCTTTGGCCAGAGCAAT taccaGGTGTTGCTGAATTTGCAGCTTCCTTCAAAAGC CCTATTACTAGCTCTCCACCCAAATGGATGGCTGAAATAGAACGTGACGATATCGACATGTTGAAAG AACTGGGGAGCCTCACCACAGCTAATTTGATGGAGAAGGTACGAGGCCTTCAGAACCTGGCCTATCAGTTGGGGCTGGATGAAT
- the ALDH6A1 gene encoding methylmalonate-semialdehyde dehydrogenase [acylating], mitochondrial isoform X1 has translation MAAVAAVAAAAAMRARILQVSSKVNSSWHPASSFSSSSVPSVKLFIDGKFIESKSDKWMDIHNPATNEVIGRVPQATKAEMDAAVSSCKRAFPAWADTSILSRQQVLLRYQQLIKENLKEIARLITLEQGKTLADAEGDVFRGLQVVEHACSVTSLMLGETMPSITKDMDLYSYRLPLGVCAGIAPFNFPAMIPLWMFPMAMVCGNTFLMKPSERVPGATILLAKLLQDSGAPDGTLNVIHGQHEAVNFICDHPDIKAISFVGSNRAGEYIFERGSRHGKRVQANMGAKNHGVVMPDANKENTLNQLVGAAFGAAGQRCMALSTAILVGEAKKWLPELVERAKKLRVNAGDQPGADLGPLITPQAKERVCNLIDSGTKEGASILLDGRDIKVKGYENGNFVGPTIISNAKPNMTCYKEEIFGPVLVVLETDTLDEAIKIVNDNPYGNGTAIFTTNGATARKYSHLVDVGQVGVNVPIPVPLPMFSFTGSRASFRGDTNFYGKQGIQFYTQLKTVTSQWKEEDASLSSPAVVMPTMGR, from the exons atggcggcggtggcggcggtggcggcggcggcggcaatGCGGGCCCGGATCCTGCAG GTTTCTTCCAAGGTGAACTCCAGTTGGCACCCAGCATCCTCCTTCTCTTCGTCTTCAGTG ccatctgtaaagcttttcattgATGGGAAATTTATTGAATCCAAAAGTGACAAATGGATGGACATCCACAACCCC GCCACCAATGAGGTCATTGGTCGGGTCCCTCAAGCCACCAAGGCTGAAATGGATGCAGCAGTTTCTTCCTGCAAACGTGCTTTTCCCGCATGGGCAGACACTTCAATATTAAGCCGTCAGCAGGTCCTGCTCCGCTATCAACAACTCATTAAAGAAAACTTG AAAGAAATTGCCAGGTTAATCACGCTGGAACAAGGGAAGACCCTAGCGGATGCCGAAGGAGATGTATTTCGAGGCCTTC AGGTGGTTGAGCATGCCTGCAGTGTGACATCCCTCATGCTGGGAGAGACCATGCCATCCATCACCAAAGACATGGACCTTTATTCCTACCGTCTGCCTCTGGGGGTGTGTGCAGGCATTGCTCCATTCAATTTTCCTGCCATGATCCCCCTTTGGATGTTTCCCATGGCCATGGTATGTGGAAATACCTTCCTAATGAAACCATCAGAGCGAGTCCCTGGAGCAACTATACTTCTTGCCAAGTTGCTTCAGGACTCTGGCGCCCCTGACGGAACACTGAATGTCATCCATGGACAACATGAAG ctGTAAACTTTATTTGCGATCATCCTGATATCAAAGCAATCAGCTTTGTGGGATCCAACCGGGCAGGAGAGTACATCTTTGAGAGAGGGTCAAGACATGGCAAGAGAGTTCAAGCCAATATG GGAGCCAAAAACCATGGGGTAGTCATGCCAGATGCCAATAAGGAAAATACTCTGAACCAGCTCGTTGGGGCAGCATTTGGAGCCGCTGGTCAGCGCTGCATGGCTCTTTCAACAGCGATCCTTGTGGGAGAAGCTAAGAAGTGGCTGCCGGAGCTGGTAGAGCGTGCCAAAAAGCTGAGAGTCAATGCAG GAGACCAGCCTGGAGCTGATCTTGGCCCTCTGATCACCCCCCAGGCAAAAGAGCGAGTCTGCAATCTGATTGATAGTGGAACAAAGGAAGGAGCTTCCATCCTTCTTGATGGGCGAGATATTAAAGTCAAAGGTTATGAAAATGGGAACTTTGTTGGGCCAACCATCATCTCAAATGCCAAG CCAAATATGACCTGTTACAAAGAGGAGATTTTTGGCCCAGTTCTTGTAGTTCTGGAAACAGACACTTTGGATGAAGCCATCAAGATCGTAAATGACAACCCATATGGAAATGGAACTGCCATCTTCACCACCAATGGAGCCACTGCTCGGAAATATTCCCACCTGGTAGATGTTGGACAG GTTGGGGTGAATGTACCCATTCCAGTGCCTTTGCCAATGTTCTCATTCACTGGCTCTCGAGCTTCCTTCAGGGGAGACACCAATTTCTATGGCAAAcag GGCATCCAGTTCTACACTCAGCTAAAAACTGTCACTTCACAGTGGAAAGAAGAAGATGCTTCTCTTTCCTCACCTGCTGTAGTCATGCCTACCATGGGCCGTTAG